CCGCCATCGTCACCTCGCTGGAGATGTTCGCGAGGCCGCCCGAGCGGCCCGATCCGCCGGGTCTGGAGGGGTTTGCGCTGGAGCGGCTCGGCGCGGACGAGCTCGATCGCTATCTCGCGATGTATCGGCGGCTGGGCGAGCGCTGGATGTGGTTCAGCCGGCTGGTCAAGCCCCGCGCCGAGGTGGCGGCCATCCTCGCCGACGCGAATGTCGAGACCTACATGGTTCGCCGCGAGGGCACCGATCAGGGCCTGCTCGAACTGGATTTCCGCGTGGCCGGCGAGGCGGAGCTCGCCTTCTTCGGGCTCGACGAGGCCGTGCTGGGCCAGGGCGCCGGTCGCTGGCTGATGAACCGGGCGCTGGCGCTGGCCTGGGCGAAGCCGATCGCCCGCTTCTGGGTCCACACCTGCACGCTCGACCACCCCTCCGCGCCGGAATTCTACCAGCGCTCGGGGTTTTCCGTGTTCAAACGGGGGGTGGAGGTCGATGACGACCCGCGGCTCAAGGGGCAGATGCGCCGGGACTGCGTGCCGCATCATCCGGTGATCGGGTAGGGGGCGAAGCTGGGAGATGGCGATGGGCCAGCTTTCGACCCTCGGCTGACATGAGATACGATAAGCTTTC
This portion of the Bosea sp. OAE506 genome encodes:
- a CDS encoding GNAT family N-acetyltransferase yields the protein MTQTLTISLTGTTDLPPGKIAAIVTSLEMFARPPERPDPPGLEGFALERLGADELDRYLAMYRRLGERWMWFSRLVKPRAEVAAILADANVETYMVRREGTDQGLLELDFRVAGEAELAFFGLDEAVLGQGAGRWLMNRALALAWAKPIARFWVHTCTLDHPSAPEFYQRSGFSVFKRGVEVDDDPRLKGQMRRDCVPHHPVIG